From a region of the Bdellovibrio sp. BCCA genome:
- a CDS encoding class I SAM-dependent methyltransferase, whose translation MKFRIRRSVMLPEIVAQKSENQIASDVSDLFNEYQIELAKISELGKLLKNFEGPFQYFIKGNKLHSSYTRHMDPDLAVKALNSEYWDRAIKKTDMLDYMSAQERSEWHNMISEFKTPEFSAKNLYATLDQFIKNKDQLLAKKVDGIFRSLSGHHVTNNPMAFSKKMIISNALDSFGSPNYRTCETLDDLRLIVAKYMGRDTDDYDPRTRSTLRITEFGQEVKIDGGALTLKIFKVGTIHIQVHPEIAIYLNDVLSNLYPAVIASSKGRPSKAKKAYDKPLQKNFLSDEVLRILMDISEYRNRSIYTKNQVVKEILLYLGAIEESGTFHIPEESIAGLNEIIRMGCYPEKKSNQFYPTKSALASMVISKLGYIESWDRVLEPSAGQGGLSDRLPKKRTTCVEIDPVNCSILKEKGFSVVEGDFLSQSFERKFQKIAMNPPFSDGRALQHLNKAIELLDDGGTLVAILPCSLVGKVDVSGAAIEWSEPIEGQFDDTNVRVTVLTINK comes from the coding sequence TTGAAATTCCGTATAAGGAGATCAGTAATGCTGCCGGAAATCGTTGCTCAAAAAAGTGAAAATCAAATCGCGTCTGATGTATCCGATCTGTTTAACGAATATCAAATTGAGCTTGCGAAAATCTCGGAACTAGGAAAACTGCTTAAGAATTTTGAAGGGCCTTTTCAATATTTTATCAAGGGTAACAAGCTACATTCTTCCTACACTCGCCACATGGACCCTGATCTGGCCGTAAAAGCCTTAAACTCCGAATATTGGGACCGAGCTATCAAGAAGACCGATATGCTTGACTATATGTCGGCACAAGAAAGATCCGAGTGGCATAACATGATTTCCGAATTCAAAACACCAGAATTCAGCGCGAAGAATCTCTATGCCACACTTGATCAATTCATTAAAAACAAAGATCAACTTTTAGCTAAAAAGGTCGATGGAATTTTTCGATCTTTATCGGGTCATCACGTTACCAATAATCCAATGGCGTTTTCAAAGAAGATGATCATTTCAAATGCTTTAGATAGCTTTGGCTCTCCAAATTATCGCACTTGCGAAACTCTTGATGATCTTCGCCTTATTGTTGCTAAGTACATGGGTCGGGATACTGATGATTATGATCCAAGAACGCGATCTACTTTGCGAATTACGGAATTCGGTCAAGAAGTTAAGATAGATGGGGGAGCTCTTACTTTGAAGATATTCAAGGTTGGGACCATTCATATCCAAGTTCATCCAGAGATTGCGATATACCTTAATGATGTTCTTTCGAACTTGTATCCTGCGGTTATTGCTTCATCTAAAGGTCGACCTTCTAAGGCAAAGAAAGCATACGACAAACCCCTTCAGAAGAATTTTTTGAGCGATGAAGTTCTTAGAATATTGATGGATATTTCCGAATATCGGAATCGTTCAATTTATACCAAGAATCAAGTCGTTAAAGAGATCCTCTTATACCTTGGCGCTATTGAAGAAAGTGGGACATTCCATATTCCTGAAGAATCCATTGCAGGACTAAATGAAATTATCAGAATGGGTTGTTATCCAGAAAAGAAATCAAATCAGTTCTACCCAACGAAATCCGCTCTCGCTAGCATGGTAATTTCAAAACTTGGTTACATTGAAAGTTGGGACCGAGTTCTGGAGCCATCTGCCGGGCAGGGTGGATTGTCTGATCGCCTTCCTAAAAAGAGAACTACCTGTGTGGAAATTGACCCGGTGAATTGCTCCATTCTAAAAGAAAAAGGTTTCAGCGTAGTTGAAGGAGATTTTCTTTCTCAGAGTTTTGAGCGCAAGTTTCAAAAAATCGCAATGAACCCACCATTCTCTGACGGAAGAGCTCTTCAGCATCTTAATAAGGCCATTGAACTGCTAGATGATGGTGGGACATTGGTCGCCATTCTTCCTTGTTCGTTAGTTGGGAAGGTCGATGTGAGTGGCGCTGCAATCGAATGGAGTGAACCTATTGAGGGACAATTCGACGATACAAACGTAAGAGTCACAGTGCTGACTATTAATAAATAA
- a CDS encoding SNF2-related protein has product MLEKLLQTMSLDEAKDFDGQVVRSDKNSIAIDARPHVMQKIRPFFKADVSQIKGIFTHEIVEISLTRSQCRDLEMFLSRYDFCIDEDLLDEILSKAREFDEVQETVRNSAKNNQYKIPERGREMKIDLFEDQKVFYNLIGALKRTLLADPVGKGKTFSGLSVLSYEDTLRCLIVCPSNITPQWEENVKLAFPDLRTHIIRGYKNYDLPWDTTDVFIISYNCLPYWQDALVDINDPRFKYLLIDEVHELRNASSSKSQACRAISETVNYCVGMSATPIMNYGSEVWDVIDAIYPTALGTRSNFVSEWCQGGKEIKKPEALNEFLISSGLMIRREGKSSNKISTQVISIPPDLGKVNDEKAIAAKLAISLLTGGISDEGHRSSTFNLTLRKLTGVAKARPAIEFVKNLVDQGEKVVLVGWHREVYDIWEKYLKQNGIRYVMCTGSEDPKEKERSKKEFLETNASVFILSLRGGAGVDGLQHVCSTMVIAELDWSPNMLEQIVGRIDRIGQLKYGNAYILVTNYGLDPFMMNVLGIKKSQHLGVIEGNVNKAKVFEGNSQSQTTERMKEAARAFLKENGFELPEEVVTKGVTRAVAELLDNMSVPTTTETSMQVATHNVFKEHLSHLTVHREYILDKRNRLDFLVEDPNSDDRVVVELKKTSDNKKGVYNQVRRYIEAFKDKGGISGVILFAPWSGINSFNIDGIPVVIIDTNRGALKV; this is encoded by the coding sequence ATGCTCGAGAAGCTTCTGCAAACAATGTCTCTTGACGAGGCAAAAGATTTTGATGGCCAGGTGGTTCGAAGCGATAAAAATTCAATCGCTATCGACGCGCGTCCTCATGTTATGCAGAAGATTCGCCCCTTCTTTAAGGCGGATGTCAGTCAAATTAAAGGTATCTTCACTCACGAAATTGTTGAAATCAGCCTAACAAGAAGTCAGTGCCGCGATCTAGAAATGTTCTTGTCTCGGTATGACTTCTGTATTGATGAAGATCTTCTGGATGAAATCCTTAGCAAGGCTCGCGAGTTTGACGAGGTTCAAGAGACGGTCAGGAATTCTGCAAAAAACAATCAGTACAAAATTCCAGAGCGTGGCCGCGAAATGAAGATTGATCTCTTCGAAGATCAAAAGGTGTTCTATAACCTAATTGGTGCTCTAAAGCGCACGCTTCTTGCCGATCCCGTGGGTAAAGGTAAAACCTTTTCAGGTCTTTCAGTACTTTCATATGAAGACACCCTACGATGTCTGATTGTGTGTCCTTCGAACATCACTCCCCAATGGGAAGAGAATGTTAAACTCGCATTTCCCGATCTGCGAACACATATCATCCGTGGTTACAAAAACTACGATTTACCTTGGGATACCACAGATGTATTCATAATCTCTTACAACTGCCTCCCATATTGGCAAGATGCTCTCGTTGATATTAACGATCCTCGCTTTAAGTATTTGCTGATAGACGAAGTTCATGAGCTAAGAAACGCAAGCTCATCTAAAAGTCAGGCGTGCCGTGCGATTTCAGAAACAGTTAACTACTGCGTTGGAATGTCAGCGACTCCCATCATGAACTATGGTTCCGAAGTGTGGGATGTAATTGATGCGATTTACCCTACTGCACTTGGAACGAGAAGTAATTTCGTCAGTGAGTGGTGCCAAGGTGGAAAAGAGATTAAGAAGCCTGAAGCCCTCAATGAATTCTTGATTTCAAGTGGCCTTATGATTCGCAGGGAAGGAAAGTCTAGCAATAAAATTTCGACTCAAGTCATCAGCATCCCGCCAGACCTCGGGAAGGTGAATGATGAAAAAGCTATTGCTGCCAAGCTAGCCATATCGCTACTGACTGGTGGTATTAGTGATGAAGGTCACCGCTCATCCACTTTTAACCTAACACTTCGGAAACTTACTGGAGTAGCTAAGGCCCGCCCAGCTATTGAGTTCGTAAAGAATTTGGTGGATCAGGGAGAAAAGGTGGTCCTGGTCGGATGGCACCGTGAAGTCTACGACATTTGGGAAAAGTATCTTAAGCAAAATGGCATTCGATATGTCATGTGCACCGGAAGTGAAGATCCGAAAGAAAAAGAGCGTTCTAAAAAGGAATTCCTTGAAACAAATGCTTCTGTCTTTATCTTGAGTCTTCGCGGCGGAGCGGGCGTTGATGGTTTACAGCATGTCTGCTCAACTATGGTAATTGCTGAGCTTGATTGGTCTCCAAATATGCTTGAGCAGATTGTTGGGCGAATCGACCGTATCGGCCAGTTGAAATATGGAAATGCTTATATCCTCGTAACAAACTATGGCCTTGATCCATTCATGATGAATGTTCTTGGAATTAAGAAAAGCCAACATTTAGGCGTTATTGAAGGCAACGTCAATAAAGCGAAGGTATTTGAAGGTAATTCGCAGTCGCAAACAACGGAAAGAATGAAAGAGGCCGCCAGAGCATTCTTAAAAGAAAATGGATTTGAACTACCTGAGGAAGTGGTAACTAAAGGTGTCACTCGTGCCGTTGCGGAGTTACTAGACAACATGTCAGTACCAACAACCACCGAAACCTCTATGCAGGTTGCAACTCACAATGTGTTTAAAGAGCACCTTTCTCACCTTACGGTGCATCGCGAATATATCCTCGATAAGCGCAATAGGCTCGATTTCTTGGTTGAAGATCCTAACAGTGATGATCGCGTCGTTGTTGAGCTTAAGAAAACTTCCGACAACAAGAAAGGCGTCTATAACCAGGTTCGAAGATATATCGAGGCCTTTAAGGATAAAGGCGGCATTTCTGGCGTTATTTTGTTTGCTCCATGGTCGGGAATTAATTCATTCAATATTGATGGAATTCCAGTGGTTATCATCGACACAAATCGCGGAGCTCTAAAGGTTTAA
- a CDS encoding metallophosphoesterase, with translation MSRFFISDIHAFHELQLYEKYRNFPSLENMHEIIVYRWNKVVSKHDTTYIVGDFSFGKFEETKEFLSRLNGKKILIVGNHDRRSKRLLKYRDYIEMGFSDIMDEDVIKFSVNENGTTRKIPVHLKHYPYHWHPLREIYNKVAQLFGAFREDSKTYHQFYPKYTPMWHIHGHYHAGPLVHDNEINVSWDTLGGYPISESKIIALIREQEKRSKIIRYLERILGRSI, from the coding sequence GTGTCACGCTTCTTTATCTCTGATATTCATGCCTTTCATGAATTGCAACTGTATGAAAAGTACAGGAATTTTCCTTCGCTTGAAAATATGCACGAAATTATAGTCTATCGTTGGAACAAAGTGGTTTCTAAGCATGATACGACGTATATTGTCGGCGATTTCTCTTTTGGTAAATTTGAGGAAACTAAGGAGTTCTTGTCGCGACTTAACGGCAAGAAGATTCTTATCGTTGGAAATCATGACCGACGATCCAAGCGCCTACTAAAATACCGTGACTATATCGAAATGGGTTTTAGTGACATAATGGATGAGGACGTGATCAAGTTTTCCGTTAACGAAAACGGGACAACGCGAAAAATTCCGGTGCACCTTAAGCACTATCCCTATCATTGGCATCCACTCCGGGAAATTTACAACAAGGTTGCCCAGCTTTTTGGAGCCTTCCGAGAGGATTCGAAAACCTATCATCAATTTTATCCCAAATACACTCCTATGTGGCACATTCATGGGCACTATCACGCTGGCCCCTTGGTTCATGACAACGAGATCAATGTAAGTTGGGATACATTGGGCGGATACCCAATCTCTGAAAGCAAGATTATTGCACTTATTCGCGAACAGGAGAAAAGGTCCAAGATAATCCGTTACCTGGAGAGAATTCTTGGGCGATCAATATAA